The nucleotide sequence TTCCAAGGTACCCGAGACAGCAATTTGCTGCCAGATTCCCGAATTCATCTCCCCGAGCTGTAGATTTGCTTGAAAAGATGCTCATCTTTGATCCAAGCAGGCGTATTACTGGTAAAGAATTGACGGTGTTTTTTTGAGTATTAAGGCTCATTTCCGCACAATATCTTTCTACATTTACTAAAATGCTAGTGAAAGTTGAAAAAGAGGACTATGACAAGATTTGCTGGTTAATGACCTTTTTTCTGGATTATTGCAGCTGATGAAGCTCTGTGTCATCCATACTTGGCACCTCTTCATAATATCAACGAGGAACCTGTGTGTCCTAGGCCTTTCAGTTTGGATTTTGAGCAGCCATCTCTCACCGAAGATAACATCAAGGAGCTCATCTGGAGGGAAGCTGCGAAATTTAATCCTGATCCAACTCATTGAAAGAGATGTGGTTATATGATGTATACAATAAGCGTTTGGTGACATAACTTCTTTAAAATAGTGTATTAAACTTGTAATGTTCCCCAGCGAAGATGACTGAATAAATATGGTGGAGCTGTTCGGTTCATGAAATTGTTAGTGGCTTAAGTCAGATACTTATTCCCTTATTGTGTTTAGTTTATTGGTGTGGTATAAAGAAGCTAAAGAGTAGCCTGCAATCAGATGGTTCTAAATACTGACTCCTCCTTGATGTCATATAGGAAATCTTGAGTGCTGACTGCTTGTTTTCCTGAACATTTCATCTGTTTAAGTGGTTTGACATAATATGGAAATTGTCCATGTGAGAATGACAGTGAGCGACGGTTTTGAAGTTGTATGCCTATTTATAAAACTTTGCCAGGATTACTTCATGTTGATAAGAGTCTTCGCCTAGTCGCCTTATCAATGTACTTCAGAAATAAATTTGCCTTCTATTAGGTATTGCTTCGTATTAATAAAGCTGCTCCTCTCTATATctacgaggtaggggtaaggtctgcatataCTCTACACttcctagaccccacttgtgggattacattgggtattttgtttttgtattaaTGAAGTTTCTCTTGCACCCCATGAAAACCTTGGAAATTTTGTAAAATATGCAGATTTTGCTGAATGTGTCTCTTAGTCACATTAGCGATTTATGCTAGTAGAAAGTATAACGGACTTTTAgtacttttaattttatataatattggtCTGGGATGAGCTTAAATAGTGTGACTTGGTTGgtgaggattcatatagccgCCTCAATTTGTTTGAAGTTGTGTAGTAATAGGTGTATGCACATTTTGCTGATGTTCCAGGGTTAACATTGAAGATGAAAGCACTAAAATTTCAGATAGTTAATTACACTTATATATCGCTGATACCTTTTGGAGAACTTATCAGTAATTCAATCTATAGGAACATCTTTGCATCTCTATGTTATCAATGGCCAAACTCTCTGTAGGAAAAGTACACATTTCAACCTTTTCTGGGCCCTGATCAGGCAACAACTCACAAGGTGGAGGCTGCACACCACTTGTAATTCCTTCAACATCAGTGCAAGTCCATGGATACTTCTTGGCCTTCTTTGCCATACTTATTGTCACATTTGAAATGCAGATTCCTGTGAACGGATCCCCGGAAATCCCCTCAAGGCGAGCAGCCATTGACACGTTCACAGCCACCACATCCCGGTAATTGATCCCTTTTATCTCTGGTAATGCATTAGGATCCCAGTGAGTGTCAGCATGTTGTCCATAGTTGCCTGTCATCCAAAATACCCATTTCATGGTGTGGAGTGTCATCCCTTTGACATATACATCTTTGACAAAACCGCCTCGGCCAACACCAGTCTTGATCCTGACCCCTGATTCCGTGTTAATTGCTGTGATGTCGTCGGCTCTAACGTCTTGAATCCCACCTGACATCTCACTTCCTAATGCTATTGCAGCACTATAAGGTGAAATGCAGGTGAGGCGCCTGATGATCAATTGACTTGTTGGCATCCCATAATTTATGCCATATTCATCCCAACCACTTTTAACTGCCACACAATCATCTCCAGATACAATGTAGTTGTCTTCAATtctcatgtttgtgcaagaatCTGTAAGGaaccaagaaaaataaagttgaaaattCTGTCAATATACCCTTATCGTTTATTCACTAAAACATGTATaggaaaaaagaagtaaaaacaaaaaacaaaggcataatacataaatattaccctaaacttgacatcaaattataactttaatcttaaactttgacagtgcacaaatagaacctttaactattcaaaactgcacaaatatgacctccgatcctacgtggaaaacgcgtgttcaacacgcaaaactggacGCGTCCAGTTTAAAAtttaagggcataatacataaatatgaccctaaacttgacatcaaattataactttgaccttaaactttgacagtgcacaaataggacctttaactgttccaaactgcacaaatatgacctttaaatgacttttcactattatttttttattattttcggctcaaagatgaaaatgggatctaatttcttttgtcattacggaaaaacaacaatattgaagatttattaattaggtgggtcagcctcatacgaaaaaaatcgcgcgggtatgtatatatattataaagcaaagggcgaatttatgttatataatatatctaaatataatttatttaaatattaaattaaagatgaaactatactaataataaaaaaattatggttttaataaaatgttattaaattaacgttattaaggatagtagtagtaatatattaaattaacgttatcaaattaacattattaaaatgttagtattaaattaacgttatcaaaacgttattaaattaacgcaggggcggacctacgtggttgctaTGGGGTTCACCTGAACCTCCCcagtaaaaaaattacgttgtatatataaggtaaaaaatctatatttatgtacgtatattaatgttgaaccacatgaaacaagacacttagatagcccaatggtgttattttctcttcttgggcaattccttcagcctactgcgcgggttcgatccctgctagtgattttttttttaataaaaaaaaggtaggtgctgctgctatagaaataaataaaaataaacgatGCCATTTTAACACAAAAAGACAAATATGATccttaactattcaaaactgcacaaatatgacctccctccaagtcagcccttttaacgacgtggcgcCGTGTGATTGGATGAGCTTTCCACATAGGcggagtgaaactcacgcatggggttgcaaaaccggaggtcatatttgttaagttttgaatagttaaaggtcctatttgtgcattatcaaagtttaagatcaaagttataatttggtatcaagtttagAGTCATATTAATATATTATGCCAAAAGCAAACCTGGATTGATCCCATCAGTGTTAGGAGATTTTATTGGAGCTAAAATAGTGATGCCTTGGACAATGATATTGCTGAAATTTCACAATAACCAAAGATTCTTGATAAACTTTTAGCTATAATGGATAACAAGTGAAAGAAAATTTCGGCTTATCAAAATTACCTGCTATAAACAGGATGGATATTCCAAGATGGGGAGTTCACAAGAGTTAGATTTGATATCTGAATATTATCAGAATGCATAATTTCAATCAGGCAAGGCCTTGTGTATTTTAGCTTTTTGCTGTGAAATTTCAGCCACCAAAGTTCACCCTGCCCATCTATTGTCCCATTCTCACCtaatcattattaaaaaaaataaaggaatcaCAAATTTATAAAACGTCTTAgaaattgagaaattaatagCTTAGGGATACAAAATGTAGTACTATTTTTACCTGTGATGATAACATCAGTGAGGTTAGTGCCAAATAAAAGACTGATGTACCTTCCACCTGCTGCATCCCTCCCATGACCATATGATGGTAAGGGGTCTATAACAGCCCACTCATTTATTTCCTGAGCCAATTCAAACCATCAATTACACCTCAATTTCAAATAAATTGGGAGGGCAACAAATCATTTGTATCCGTTCCGTCCCATTCAAGTCTATTTCATTTCAATACATAATACCATACGTATCTtttaagatgaaaagaaaaacttCTAATAAATTCATAGAGTGAAGTGGAGAAGGCCTTGACATGACTGGAAGAGTTGTTGCcgtgtgatcaggaggtcacaaCTTCAGGTTCGAACTGTAGAAACAGTTTCATGCAGAAATGCAGGATAAGACTATATACAATCGAACCTTATGGTTTAACCCTTCTCCGAACCCCAGGCTTAGTGAAAGCTTAGTGCACCAAGCTGGTTTTTTTAGTTAAAGTGGACTGAAAGGGAGCCTTAAGTAACGGTAAAGTTGCCTGAACGTCCTATAGGTCAACGAAATCATCCAATGATGTTTACATCATGATAGGACTACCGACATCACACTCTTCAAGACTGCCCTTCCCCACACCCTGTGTAAACACAGGATATTTCGTGCACCCTGCTTCCCTTTATAGTATGAAATGTTaggtttttaagaggtgtgaatgaaaaatgaataggtgtttttcagaaaagacaccaagagaaaggatgcaatttgaataggcatCTTTTCGGAttggatggttatgacctttccaaaGGGTTATGACTTTTCCGAAGAGTTTCACCTTTATGAAGGGGCACCCCTCtctgaaccattgcttctctttATGAAAAAACACCTTGATGgttataaatacctgaatttttctcaggtatagacatgaaattttgaagaaaaatactCCTTCCTTGAAAAAACTCTAGCGTGATTTGCTGTCGTTGAATGTGCTCGTAGTTCGAcagaatttgaggtaccgctattttgtcgaagtgattcattttatcctggaggatatatttcataacctcgggtacttgaggggaataattttcttaaagaCACACCGTGAATTCGGTGTACTTGAATCTTTctgtttatctttttttcttcaagctgattttactatttttccaggaaatagtttgaacttcatattgatcgttcttcaactgtttgaacttgtgtttgaagttcttgaaacttcattttgatagttcataagttaattgaacttgtgttgaagttattgacatttgattttgctatttttcagaaaataatttgaacttcattttgttgatgttcataagttgggttgaacttattgttaaaagtttaaagttgtaaatacaaagtttaaacttcatttgattgttcatatgattatttgaacatgtgtttgaagtttttgttgaaaaatacaAGTTTTAATAAACCCGAGAAAAACAACATGAAATGGATAGTGAAACTGAACTAGAAAATGAGAGAGTACCTGAGAAGCAAGAAGAACAGCATCCTTATGAAGGAAGAGAGTGAAGTGGCTAGTAAGATTGAAGCTACCTGTGAGCCACTGACCAGCAGGTACAAGAAGTTGAGATCCACCATCTGATGCATACTGGCTCAACTGATTAACTGCTTCTTGAAATGCCTTTGTGTTGAGTGTTTTTCCATCACCAACTCCACCAAAATCTGTTATGGATGCACTGTGTGCTCTACAACTTATTGCTGAGTACTCTAAATCATAGGAAGAAGTAGAGGAAGACTCATcaagaattcttgattttcttccctcaactcttccTAGACTTAAAAGCACCAACCCTAATATTGCTACTAGCAACCAAATTGTCTTTTCCATCTGCAGAAACATACCAAGAACACAcacttaagaaacaacttaacaTACAACACTAAGAAAAAAGGACATTTTTTAAGGCCATGTTTCTTGAGCCTTGACTCAGAATTGctcttttttcccttttatgTATGTACTTTGTGTGCCAAAAACACTAGACCGGTTAATTCAGATTATTCTCTTATGACTTTGGAGCCATGGTAAAGTTACCGTTATGTGACCTATAGTCATAGTTTCCAGCCGTGGAATCAGCTACTGATACTTGCATAAGAGTAGTTGTTTACATCACTCTCTCTTAGGATGCGACCCTCCCCCAGACTCTACATAAACATGAAATGTCCTTTAATGCTACATAAGGCCCACTTAATCTGAACTGTTCCCACCTAGACTTTTTCCACTCCGGGATTCAAATCCAAAGCTTCTATTTAAGGATGAAGGAATCACATTCATCCACCACCCTCCATGGTGATCAATATTGCTCTTAGCAAGAAGAGAGAAAGaactataataacaatatcataCTCCTGTAATTCCATAAGTGGGATCTGGAGAGAATAAAGTGTATGTAAACTTTACCCCTATCATGGAAGGTAGAAAGaatgtttttgatagaccctcggctcaaggaaaGCAGATCAAAGCACAcatcaaaaaagaagaaaatgcaaGAACTCAATTTTAGAACACGTTTCACATTTTCAAGGAATAAAAGACACATTTTCAAGAGAAAGAGTTGATATTTAAAAAAGCATTTGGTATAAAAGTTGGTAGAAAAAATTAGGAACATTTGTTTCTGTTATTGCTCTCTACACTACACTAAAAAGGAGAAATTAGGAGTAAAGAGTCTCTTAAGAGTTGATATTTAAAAAAGCATTTGGTATAAAAGTTGGTAGAAAAAATTAGGAACATTTGTTTCTGTTATTGCTCTCTACACTACACTAAAAAGGAGAAATTAGGAGTAAAGAGTCTCTTACTTGAGATGAGAGTGGGATTGTGTGCATTGCTTGGTGGAAAAATGGTATGGAATTAGTTTCGTGGTAATAGGTTGTATTATATAGACaaaattttgtaactgaaatgGATAATTTTAAAATGTGCTATTGTTTAGTGTTTGGATTGAGGTGAAAGATTCTCTGAAATGGACAGTtttttcaatacctttttttCCCACTATTTGATTTTGTTATTACTTGCTTTACATACATGCGCACACAACAATTTtaaaaagagtaaatacataattacacccCTAATCTTATCCGAAATTTGTAAGaagacacctaaactttcacTTCGATCTATTACCTcatgattcttctttatttcattgcaaACACATCATTTTGACCCTTTGCATGTATACACGCGCCACAGGCGCGTGAAAGGGCTCAAATTTGGCTTTTTTGACAAATTAAAAGTTGTTACgtgtaaaataattgatatataatttatattcttttgaaaaaaattaatatttatttattttttaaaattatccctACCCCCTCTCCGCCCCACCCTCCTGCAATTCAcccaccctttcttcttcaactcaattcaccattaaaactcctccattgaagctttttttaaaaaaaaaaaagatcactcattaaagctccattttacaattaaatcatatcatttaactacccaccatttcttcttcaacacaatgtcttcttcaacaccattaaagctctttaacacaatgtcaccattaaagctcctccattgaagtttttttaaaaaaaaagaaaatcatatcattaaagctccattttcagttaaatcatatcatttaactatctttaaaactcaattcaatcataaaactctcaattcaatcataaaactactTTTTAAagtgatttaaaaaaaatgaacgaAAATACTGGCGAAGTGAGGGGTTAGGAGGAGATGCTGATGGGGTGGGGTTGTTGTACAGGGGTGAGGGTACTGAATGGGGGTGGGGGTAGAGGGGAGCTGTTGGATGCCGGGGGGAAGGGGGAGGGCAGTTGTTGGATGGGTgtggggtgggggaagagggagtggggtggggtggggtagggtgttgaattaaataaaaaggaaaattttattaaaaaaatatgaaattaaacgtATTTAACATGTGGTagcacctgattggtgcgtgtgttcactctctttgttgtgactgagattcagcgaaaaatgttgtgtttgcaacgaaataaagaaaaatcgtggggtaataggttgaatttaaagtttaggtgtctttttaaaaatctcgATCAACATCaaggggtaattatgtatttactcttttaAAAACTCATTGATCACTCAATTAACCTACCATTAAAATTTTACAAAGTTAAACTGCATCAACTAAAAGttgattattcaattataactattTATATCATAGTCCACAACTTTCATGTTAAAGTTAAACAACATACACTTCATATACTAGTTAAGTACTTTACTTCATCAATTAATATTCTTATTATATGTTGGTGATGCAAATCCTCGATTATTATGACCGTAACAAAGTTCGTTGGTCGTAATTAATCCAGATATGCGTCAGGTTAATCGACAAAGAAAGATAACAAAGTAGATGAACCTAGTAGATGTGTTAAAAAGGTAGTACTAAATAAGTACAAATGACTTATTTGGAAATTGGAATccaataaatcaaataaattgtGATAgaatccataaagttcaaaatttgaatattgttataaatatattaccgtatatatagtgaatgtctactttaccatttaTAGTGGATgtttattttaccatatatatttatggaaaagttagaaaccccaagtttagttttctcctataaataaaggggtttccttcattgtaattaaccctcaagaatccctcaagagaaataaagaagtctcttcttttctctctctattttctctatttttttctttattctttcttgttttataacacgttatcagtacgACGCTTTAACCAACTATGTATTGCATAACAATGTATAGTTGCTCAATATTTTATTGATCCAATAACAAGCGTTTTTAATCCAGGTAACATGTTCCATGTActgttcttttttctttgttttgatggATAGGTCGAGATTATAACAATTaccaaaaaaaaggaaagaataatacaaaaattttcaacAGTTTTGCTGTCACCTGCCAAGTTAATcacttatataataaaaaaaatatcaattcctTTATATAGAGAGTGGATCAACTACTAATGGTCATAGTTATATTATTTCCTTTGATTATTGTACTCCGTGA is from Capsicum annuum cultivar UCD-10X-F1 chromosome 5, UCD10Xv1.1, whole genome shotgun sequence and encodes:
- the LOC107870605 gene encoding probable polygalacturonase isoform X3, coding for MIGMEKTIWLLVAILGLVLLSLGRVEGRKSRILDESSSTSSYDLEYSAISCRAHSASITDFGGVGDGKTLNTKAFQEAVNQLSQYASDGGSQLLVPAGQWLTGSFNLTSHFTLFLHKDAVLLASQEINEWAVIDPLPSYGHGRDAAGGRYISLLFGTNLTDVIITGENGTIDGQGELWWLKFHSKKLKYTRPCLIEIMHSDNIQISNLTLVNSPSWNIHPVYSSNIIVQGITILAPIKSPNTDGINPDSCTNMRIEDNYIVSGDDCVAVKSGWDEYGINYGMPTSQLIIRRLTCISPYSAAIALGSEMSGGIQDVRADDITAINTESGVRIKTGVGRGGFVKDVYVKGMTLHTMKWVFWMTGNYGQHADTHWDPNALPEIKGINYRDVVAVNVSMAARLEGISGDPFTGICISNVTISMAKKAKKYPWTCTDVEGITSGVQPPPCELLPDQGPEKVEMCTFPTESLAIDNIEMQRCSYRLNY
- the LOC107870605 gene encoding probable polygalacturonase isoform X2 produces the protein MTIGHITMEKTIWLLVAILGLVLLSLGRVEGRKSRILDESSSTSSYDLEYSAISCRAHSASITDFGGVGDGKTLNTKAFQEAVNQLSQYASDGGSQLLVPAGQWLTGSFNLTSHFTLFLHKDAVLLASQEINEWAVIDPLPSYGHGRDAAGGRYISLLFGTNLTDVIITGENGTIDGQGELWWLKFHSKKLKYTRPCLIEIMHSDNIQISNLTLVNSPSWNIHPVYSSNIIVQGITILAPIKSPNTDGINPDSCTNMRIEDNYIVSGDDCVAVKSGWDEYGINYGMPTSQLIIRRLTCISPYSAAIALGSEMSGGIQDVRADDITAINTESGVRIKTGVGRGGFVKDVYVKGMTLHTMKWVFWMTGNYGQHADTHWDPNALPEIKGINYRDVVAVNVSMAARLEGISGDPFTGICISNVTISMAKKAKKYPWTCTDVEGITSGVQPPPCELLPDQGPEKVEMCTFPTESLAIDNIEMQRCSYRLNY
- the LOC107870605 gene encoding probable polygalacturonase isoform X1 produces the protein MHTIPLSSQMEKTIWLLVAILGLVLLSLGRVEGRKSRILDESSSTSSYDLEYSAISCRAHSASITDFGGVGDGKTLNTKAFQEAVNQLSQYASDGGSQLLVPAGQWLTGSFNLTSHFTLFLHKDAVLLASQEINEWAVIDPLPSYGHGRDAAGGRYISLLFGTNLTDVIITGENGTIDGQGELWWLKFHSKKLKYTRPCLIEIMHSDNIQISNLTLVNSPSWNIHPVYSSNIIVQGITILAPIKSPNTDGINPDSCTNMRIEDNYIVSGDDCVAVKSGWDEYGINYGMPTSQLIIRRLTCISPYSAAIALGSEMSGGIQDVRADDITAINTESGVRIKTGVGRGGFVKDVYVKGMTLHTMKWVFWMTGNYGQHADTHWDPNALPEIKGINYRDVVAVNVSMAARLEGISGDPFTGICISNVTISMAKKAKKYPWTCTDVEGITSGVQPPPCELLPDQGPEKVEMCTFPTESLAIDNIEMQRCSYRLNY